GTGTTATTTGATGCAGAGTCAAGAAGATACAGTTACACCTTTCCAAATTCTGGGTGGTGAAGCACAGGTTGTTCAGGTACCTGGGTCAAACATTTGTTTTGTTTTTCTAGTCTGCTCATTTTGCGTTTATGTTCTGTATCCTCAATTCTAACCTTGTTTTTGTTGTCAGATTATGTTAAAACCACAGGAGAAGGTCATTGCTAAGCCTGGTAATTTCCACTCTGTTTTCAAGTTTTTTCAGAATCTTCTTTATCTCTATTTATAGCTGAATTGATATGGTGCTGTAGGTTCAATGTGCTACATGTCTGGCTCCATTGAGATGGAGAATACTTATACCCCTGAACAAGAAGTTGGTGTTGTACAGTGGGTTTTAGGCAAGAGTGTTAGCAGTGTGCTTCTTCGCAACACCGGCCAAACCGATGGTTTTGTCGGTATCGCTGCACCTTCTTTGGCAAGGATTCTTCCAGTTAATGATCCCCTAGCTTGCCATGATTTTCTTCCGTATTGTTATTACTAACTATGATGCTTACTATACCTTCTTATGTGTTTTGGTTCTTTACTTGAAGATGGATCTGGCAATGTTTGGTGGGGACATCCTTTGCCAGGTAGATCTAGCTCACGAACCGTCAATTTATTATTTGATATATTTATGTATTCTCCGTAGACCAACAATCAATGATGTGACCTTTTCTTTCATTTTATGTAGCCAGATGCATTTCTCTGTTCCGTCCATGATGTGAAAGTGGTAAACTCTGTTTACCAGAGACATAGAGCTAGAAACATTGCTGCGGCTGGCGCTGAGGTAATGAAAACAACACATTGCAACGGCCTTTGACACACTTCATTCAAAAATTATTTACATCTTTCTTAGTTACTTCTTTTAGATGCCACTATGAGAAATTATCTATATATACAATATATATATATATATGTATATCTGGCCTTAACTCACGTGATTGTTGTTGTAGGTGTTTCTGAGACAAAGGCTATCTGGCCAGGGTCTTGCTTTTATTACTGCCGGTGGCTCTGGTATGCGTCCAAGGNNNNNNNNNNNNNNNNNNNNNNNNNNNNNNNNNNNNNNNNNNNNNNNNNNNNNNNNNNNNNNNNNNNNNNNNNNNNNNNNNNNNNNNNNNNNNNNNNNNNNNNNNNNNNNNNNNNNNNNNNNNNNNNNNNNNNNNNNNNNNNNNNNNNNNNNNNNNNNNNNNNNNNNNNNNNNNNNNNNNNNNNNNNNNNNNNNNNNNNACAAACTGATCCTAGTTCACTTGCTTCATAAGTTGTACAGAAAAACCTGGAGGTGGGAGAAGTTCTCACCATTGACGTTTCTTGCATTGCCGCTCTCACTCCCCCCATCAATTTCAGAATCAACTACCATGCTGCACCTGTAAGACGGGCAGTGTTCGGGGTACGTTTGCTTCTTTTTGTTTTCCCTTCCTAGCAAAATGATCTTTACTCACGTCTCTACAACCTTCTATATTTTACCAAAAAGGGTGATAACGTAGTAACAGCGACGCTGACGGGACCAGGCATTGTGTTCATCCAAAGCTTACCGTTCCATCGACTCTCCCAGCGAATCGCAAGGTTAAAAGATCAATCTCTCCTCTTGGTTATAAGGAATAACTATTCAAAAATTAGACTCACAAAAGAGATTTTTTCTTTTATAGGTCGGTGACTTCCCCAAACATGAGGGAAAATCCACGATTTTTAGTTCAAATAGGATTATTCTTGTTCCTTGCGTACGTTGTAATTGCATCTTCTTTGATCCTTACCGAAATGTGAAACATAGACTTCCTTTGCTTTTCTTTTTTTCCTGCTAGTGTTGTTGCAGTAGATTGGACATGTAATACATACTTTTAAAAGCTTGTTTAGTGGATGTCTGAAGCAAACAAACCACACGGCATGAAGATTTCAAGAGTTCATCAATCTGACATGAACAAACACGTAGTTACCATTTTTGGAAGTTCCGCAAAACTATGATGGAGGGTAGTTTAACGGGTACACAACACAAACCTGAATTTTATCAGCCAGAAAAACACTCCAA
This sequence is a window from Brassica oleracea var. oleracea cultivar TO1000 chromosome C1, BOL, whole genome shotgun sequence. Protein-coding genes within it:
- the LOC106345106 gene encoding uncharacterized protein LOC106345106, producing MAAPFFSTPFQPYVYQSQEDTVTPFQILGGEAQVVQIMLKPQEKVIAKPGSMCYMSGSIEMENTYTPEQEVGVVQWVLGKSVSSVLLRNTGQTDGFVGIAAPSLARILPMDLAMFGGDILCQPDAFLCSVHDVKVVNSVYQRHRARNIAAAGAEVFLRQRLSGQGLAFITAGGSVVQKNLEVGEVLTIDVSCIAALTPPINFRINYHAAPVRRAVFGGDNVVTATLTGPGIVFIQSLPFHRLSQRIARSVTSPNMRENPRFLVQIGLFLFLAYVVIASSLILTEM